In a genomic window of Nerophis ophidion isolate RoL-2023_Sa unplaced genomic scaffold, RoL_Noph_v1.0 HiC_scaffold_68, whole genome shotgun sequence:
- the LOC133547144 gene encoding gastrula zinc finger protein XlCGF28.1-like, whose product MKEEEEEVWISQEGECLVGQEEADVSKFPLTVVSVKTEEHEDKPPESSQLHHSPNVQQVSAESHEEIPSKQQEWSSSVGQKERQAPSHIKEEEEELWKQLQMLVEDNDEDEAQSLQLHHSQSEENRGAELVSQHITEADGEHCEDIKSEPDSIFAPLSDMDHMMSHSSDHSDHIQKPLESKNDSKGDTRHHTNNKHFDCSECGKSFRHKSNFTVHMRIHTGEKPFTCSVCKKSFSTKRNMTTHMRTHTGEKPFTCSVCKKSFSTKQHMTIHVGKHTGEKPFTCFVCKKSFSTKRNMTTHMRTHTGEKPFTCSVCKKSFSRKLDMTTHMRTHTGEKPFICSVCKKSFSMKLAMTIHMRKHTGEKPFICSVCNRSFSRKFDMTTHMRIHTGEKPFTCTVCKKSFTIKTVMTRHMRIHTREKPFTCSVCKKSFSRKPNMSTHMRTHTGEKPFTCSVCKKTFSRKQNLTAHMRTHTGEKPFR is encoded by the exons atgaaagaggaagaggaggaagtgtggatcagtcaggaagGAGAGTGTcttgtagggcaggaggaggctgatgtcagcaagtttccactgactgttgtctctgtgaagactgaagagcatgaagacaaaccacctgagtcctcacagcttcatcacagtccaa acgtccagcaggtgtcagcagagagtcatgaagagattccctccaagcagcaggagtggagctccagtgtgggacagaaggagcgacaggccccctcccacattaaagaagaagaggaggaactgtggaagcagcttcaaatgttggtggaggataatgatgaagatgaggctcagtccttacagcttcaccacagtcaaagtgaggagaacagaggggcggagcttgtaagtcaacacatcacagaagctgatggagagcattgtgaagatataaagtcagaaccagacagcatttttgctccactgtcagacatggaccacatgatgtcacactcttctgatcacagtgaccacatccaaaaacctttggagagtaaaaacgactctaaaggtgatacgagacatcacactaacaacaaacactttgactgctctgaatgtgggaaatcatttagacacaagagtaattttacagtacacatgagaatacatactggagagaaaccttttacttgctctgtttgtaagaagagtttctccacaaagcgtaacatgaccacacacatgagaacacatactggagagaaaccttttacttgctctgtttgtaagaagagtttctccacaaagcaacacatgacgatACACGTGGGaaaacacactggagagaaaccttttacttgttttgtttgtaagaagagtttctccacaaagcgtaacatgaccacacacatgagaacacatactggagagaaaccttttacttgctctgtttgtaagaagagtttctccagaaagcttgacatgaccacacacatgagaacacacactggagagaaaccttttatttgctctgtttgtaagaagagtttctccatgaaGCTTGCCATGACCATACACATGAGAAAACATACTGGGGAGAAACCTTTTATTTGCTCTGTTTGTAACaggagtttctccagaaagtttgacatgaccacacacatgagaatacatacgggagagaaaccttttacttgcactgtttgtaagaagagtttcacTATAAAGActgtcatgaccagacacatgagaatacatactagagagaaaccttttacttgctctgtttgtaaaaagagtttctccagaaagcctaacatgtccacgcacatgagaacacataccggagagaaaccttttacttgctctgtatgtaagaagactttctccagaaaacaaaacttgacagcacacatgagaacacacactggagagaaaccgttcAGATGA